The genomic window TGAGGCCTCAATGGAATGAACTGATGCATGGCCGCATTGAGCTGGCACAATTTAAAGCTTTATGTCACCGCATTGATGGATTGCTTGTCCAAGTAGAAGGCGACAGTACTGAACTACGCGGACAATTGACTGAAATCTTGATGGCTCAGGATTTCCAAGATTTAACTGGGCAGATAATTAGCAAAGTTATTACCTTGGTAAATGAGGTGGAAGGACGTTTGGTCGAGATTCTCACGGTATTCGGTGCGAATCAAAAAGAGCCAACTCCAGAGTCAGAGAAGAAAGCATCGATTGCTCCTGAAGGTCCAATTATGAACCCAGAAGAGCGTGAAGATGCTGTTGCATCTCAAGATGAAGTCGACGATTTGTTATCCAGTCTTGGATTTTAAAGGTAACCTATGAGCTACGATTTAGACGAAGATATTCTTCAGGACTTTTTAGTCGAAGCAGGAGAAATCCTTGAACTCTTATCAGAACAACTGGTAGAGCTTGAGAATAACCCTGACGACAAAGACTTATTAAATGCTATTTTCCGTGGTTTCCATACAGTGAAAGGGGGTGCTGGTTTCCTAGCATTAACTGAACTGGTGGATACTTGTCATGGTGCTGAGAATGTTTTCGACATTCTAAGAAACGGCCAACGTAGCGTAACGTCAGGTTTGATGGATACCATGCTACAAGCTCTCGATACCGTCAATGTGCAGTTTCAAGCCGTGCAAGATTCGGAGCCTTTAGTTCCCGCTGAACAAGCTTTATTGGATGAACTTCATCGTCTCTGCAAACCACAGTCTGCCGAGGAAGTGGCACCAGTAGAATCCCCATCACAGGTCATCCCTGAACCTATTGTTGAAGCGCCTGCGGTACCTGAACCGGTTGTTGACAGCTCAAATATCAATGCCTCTTCAGTCGATGATATCTCTGAAGATGAGTTTGAACGCTTGCTTGATGAGCTTCACGGTAAAGGTGGTTCACCAACAGCGCCTTCTGCACCAACACCGTCGCCAGCACCCGCTGCACCTCAGCCTGTTGCTGACAGTGGTGATATTACTGATGACGAATTTGAAAAATTATTAGATGAACTGCACGGCGCGGGTAACAGCCCGACAGCGGCAAGTTCAACGCCTCCTCCTCCGCCAGCGCCTCCCGCAGCACCTGTTTCGGCGATGTCTGAAGGCGATGATCTGATGACTGACGAAGAGTTTGAGAAGTTACTTGACCAGTTACATGGTTCAGGTAATGGCCCAACTCTTGAAGAGCTAGACGTGGCAACTAAACCAGCCGCTGTGAAGCCCGAGATCACAGCTCCTGTAGCAAAAGCAGCTCCTAAACCTCAGCAATCAGCCGTTGCTGAAGTGAAAGAAACACCGACGAAATCAGAAGCAAAAGTGCCAGCGAAGAAGCAGCAAGCTGACGCAACAGTGCGCGTTGATACGTCAACCCTTGATACCATCATGAATATGGTGGGTGAGCTTGTCTTGGTTCGCAATCGACTGGTCAGCCTTGGCCTGAACAGTGATGATGAAGAAATGGAGAAAGCCGTCTCTAACTTAGACGTTGTGACAGCGGATCTTCAAGGTGCGGTAATGAAGACCCGCATGCAGCCGATCAAGAAAGTATTTGGCCGTTTCCCTCGAGTTGTTCGTGATCTTGCTCGTACTTTAAACAAAGACATCGTTCTTGAAATGCGTGGTGAAGAAACGGA from Vibrio artabrorum includes these protein-coding regions:
- a CDS encoding protein phosphatase CheZ; its protein translation is MISLAQAKQLVELLENDEQQDADSLVRSIYEDNFSLQDNPMLQEIGSLTRDLHDSLTQFNFDERISVIANDEIPDARDRLQYVIDKTEVAANKTMDAVDCCMPIADNLHEGLLQVRPQWNELMHGRIELAQFKALCHRIDGLLVQVEGDSTELRGQLTEILMAQDFQDLTGQIISKVITLVNEVEGRLVEILTVFGANQKEPTPESEKKASIAPEGPIMNPEEREDAVASQDEVDDLLSSLGF
- a CDS encoding chemotaxis protein CheA, encoding MSYDLDEDILQDFLVEAGEILELLSEQLVELENNPDDKDLLNAIFRGFHTVKGGAGFLALTELVDTCHGAENVFDILRNGQRSVTSGLMDTMLQALDTVNVQFQAVQDSEPLVPAEQALLDELHRLCKPQSAEEVAPVESPSQVIPEPIVEAPAVPEPVVDSSNINASSVDDISEDEFERLLDELHGKGGSPTAPSAPTPSPAPAAPQPVADSGDITDDEFEKLLDELHGAGNSPTAASSTPPPPPAPPAAPVSAMSEGDDLMTDEEFEKLLDQLHGSGNGPTLEELDVATKPAAVKPEITAPVAKAAPKPQQSAVAEVKETPTKSEAKVPAKKQQADATVRVDTSTLDTIMNMVGELVLVRNRLVSLGLNSDDEEMEKAVSNLDVVTADLQGAVMKTRMQPIKKVFGRFPRVVRDLARTLNKDIVLEMRGEETDLDKNLVEALADPLIHLVRNSVDHGIEMPDDRVVAGKSRTGKVILSASQEGDHIELAIVDDGGGMDPDKLRAIAVKRGLMDEDAASRLSNKECFNLIFAPGFSSKEKISDISGRGVGMDVVKTAINTLNGSIDIDSEMGQGTKITIKVPLTLAILPTLMVGVAGHPFALPLASVNEIFHLDLSRTNVVDGQLTIIVRDKSIPLFYLQNWLAPKAGIVELRKGHGHVVIVQLGSQRVGFVVDTLIGQEEVVIKPLDKLLQGTPGMAGATITSDGHIALILDVPDLLKQYAAASRI